In Gossypium hirsutum isolate 1008001.06 chromosome D06, Gossypium_hirsutum_v2.1, whole genome shotgun sequence, one genomic interval encodes:
- the LOC107930578 gene encoding putative F-box/LRR-repeat protein 8, with product MGQSVSSAKLTTRRDCNHSQRSYSKSAVLISPMKTEEAEVIDELSDFISDLPDECLACVFQSLTPADRKRCSLVCRRWLRIEGQSRHRLSLNAQSDLHPLIPSIFSRFDAVTKLALKCDRRSVGIGDEALASISERCRNLTRLKLRACRDLTDAGMLAFAKNCRGLKKLSCGSCTFGAKGMNAVLDNCPALEELSVKRLRGIIDGAAAEPIGPGLAAASLKTICLKELYNGQCFGPLIIGARNLRSLKLFRCSGDWDKLFPLIMDQVTSIIEIHMERIQVSDVGLEAISNSLNLEILHLVKTPVCTNAGLGAVAEKCKLLRKLHIDGWKANRIGDHGLIAVAKSCSNLQELVLIGVNPTKLSLEMLASNCQNLERLALCGSDTVGDAEICCIALKCIALKKLCIKSCPISDHGMEALASGCPNLVKVKVKKCRGVTPEGADWLRANRGSLSVNLDMGEHLDVTANDGVVQDNGDGIPPVVAGQIGAPGIASSSTARSTSFKLSGILGGRSFMACTLRRLASSNGSSRS from the coding sequence ATGGGCCAGTCAGTTTCGTCGGCGAAACTCACGACTCGTCGGGATTGTAATCATAGTCAACGGTCTTACTCCAAATCAGCGGTTCTGATCTCTCCGATGAAAACCGAGGAAGCTGAAGTGATTGATGAATTATCCGATTTCATATCGGATCTACCGGACGAATGTTTAGCTTGTGTTTTTCAGTCTCTTACTCCGGCTGATAGGAAACGGTGTTCCCTTGTTTGCCGCCGGTGGTTGAGGATTGAAGGTCAGAGTCGTCACCGGCTTTCTCTCAACGCTCAATCAGATCTACATCCTTTGATTCCTTCAATCTTCTCTCGTTTCGATGCTGTCACGAAATTGGCTTTGAAATGTGATCGTAGATCTGTCGGCATAGGTGACGAAGCACTTGCTTCGATCTCGGAACGTTGCCGGAATTTGACTCGTCTTAAGCTCCGAGCTTGCCGTGACTTAACTGATGCAGGTATGTTGGCTTTCGCTAAAAACTGTAGAGGTCTAAAGAAGCTTTCGTGTGGATCTTGTACTTTTGGAGCTAAAGGCATGAACGCCGTGCTCGACAACTGTCCGGCTCTTGAGGAGCTTTCTGTGAAACGACTTCGTGGCATCATCGACGGAGCTGCAGCTGAGCCGATAGGGCCAGGGCTGGCGGCGGCATCGTTGAAAACGATTTGCTTAAAGGAGCTTTATAACGGACAATGTTTTGGTCCGCTTATTATTGGTGCAAGGAATCTGAGATCTTTGAAACTTTTTAGATGCTCTGGTGATTGGGATAAGCTTTTCCCTCTTATAATGGATCAGGTCACGAGTATTATAGAGATACATATGGAGAGGATTCAAGTCAGCGATGTCGGTCTCGAGGCTATATCAAACAGTTTAAACCTAGAAATTCTTCACCTTGTTAAGACTCCGGTGTGTACAAATGCCGGACTAGGAGCTGTTGCAGAGAAATGCAAATTGTTAAGGAAGCTTCATATTGATGGATGGAAAGCAAATCGAATAGGTGACCATGGATTAATCGCTGTTGCGAAATCTTGTTCTAATTTACAAGAATTAGTTCTTATTGGTGTTAATCCGACAAAACTGAGTTTGGAAATGTTAGCTTCGAATTGTCAGAATTTGGAACGGTTAGCTCTATGTGGTAGTGATACAGTTGGTGATGCCGAGATTTGTTGTATTGCTTTGAAATGTATAGCTTTAAAGAAGCTTTGTATTAAGAGTTGCCCCATATCAGATCATGGAATGGAAGCCCTTGCTAGTGGTTGCCCTAATTTGGTTAAAGTGAAGGTGAAGAAATGTAGAGGAGTAACTCCGGAAGGGGCTGATTGGTTAAGAGCAAATAGAGGTTCACTCTCGGTTAATTTGGATATGGGGGAACATTTAGATGTGACTGCCAATGATGGTGTAGTACAAGATAATGGAGATGGAATTCCTCCTGTTGTGGCTGGTCAAATTGGAGCTCCAGGCATTGCTTCAAGCAGCACAGCTCGTTCAACATCCTTTAAGCTTTCAGGGATTTTGGGTGGGAGGAGTTTCATGGCTTGCACTTTGAGGAGGTTGGCAAGTAGTAACGGCAGTTCCCGGAGTTAA